From a region of the Methanolobus tindarius DSM 2278 genome:
- the mobA gene encoding molybdenum cofactor guanylyltransferase yields the protein MIRSSLLLAGGLGTRMNGREKALMMLEDSTLLERSLSVLDDVSDEVIISLRDEQQVQEFSPYLQGRKIVTDRIRNAGPLAGMLSGFERAEGDYVFTVACDMPYLNMALIDIMFDMVGEHEALIPISEYGRKEPLHAVYKRDVMLGAIESALEEGSRSILSPVSFLDDVIYLDAEVIRTIDKEFKSFVNVNTPQDMLKLER from the coding sequence ATGATACGTTCATCACTTTTGCTTGCAGGCGGACTAGGTACCCGGATGAATGGCAGGGAAAAAGCCCTGATGATGCTTGAAGACAGCACTCTGCTGGAGCGATCACTTTCGGTTCTTGATGATGTATCAGATGAAGTAATTATTTCACTGCGCGATGAACAGCAGGTTCAGGAATTCTCACCTTATTTGCAGGGAAGAAAGATAGTTACAGACAGGATAAGAAATGCCGGGCCTCTTGCAGGAATGCTATCCGGTTTTGAAAGAGCAGAAGGCGACTATGTTTTTACTGTTGCATGTGACATGCCATATCTTAATATGGCGCTCATTGACATAATGTTCGATATGGTAGGCGAGCATGAGGCACTCATACCTATTAGCGAATATGGTAGAAAAGAACCGCTGCATGCAGTGTATAAAAGAGATGTTATGCTTGGAGCAATTGAAAGTGCTCTTGAGGAAGGCAGTAGAAGCATACTGTCCCCGGTGTCATTTCTTGATGATGTGATTTATCTTGATGCCGAAGTGATAAGGACAATAGACAAAGAATTTAAGAGTTTTGTAAACGTTAATACACCGCAGGATATGCTGAAACTGGAAAGATGA
- a CDS encoding DUF460 domain-containing protein codes for MQNGVIYGIDIARGSSRAQEAPRYAVAVLRDGEISHYTMVRLHRILRMLNNDRPDYIAVDNIFELAPNKKALIHLLEKLPDNTRLVQVTGGIHQKPLLRLAQEHGLSLNQFDPIQEAETCAILASLGVGEEVSLFEDITRIKVSRARSLGRGGWSQNRYRRKVHGAVREKSREIESILRKFSRDTGYRYTERITEGFGGYVRAEFTVKARRDRVPVKPSSNADVQVTVKSVERDKIQYIPLKKAGRKYTIVGIDPGTTVGIAILSLVGELLLSESIRGISHDEVVRMIAEYGKPAIVATDVYPTPSAVEKVRRSFNAVIWSPGGEIRAEDKIALARTYGYSNDHERDSLTAAIATYKSYKNVFSRVEKRAPKYLNMDSIKFHVINGDSIEEAIEKVASESKIQVRVKPEPEPVKEELTDTDELVKKLREEIRQKNSQIKQLKDYVSEIKYESGQKEKTIEKLEMRINKFKTSIYKQVKKEREIQIRDTEIERLNKELAKTRKNLKNQRRQNKRLKQIRKKEVKGEGLPVKVISAFTREAIQHTKELYGIKENDVVFLKDPSGGGPVTASLLAESKVKAVLITEDMPHAALESFYDNDVPVLKDIQLHRVGDLASVDPDILDEAIELWKEGAEKRRNEKEQEQFQSILDEYRSERRRGLV; via the coding sequence ATGCAAAACGGGGTAATATACGGTATTGACATAGCCAGGGGTTCCTCCAGAGCACAGGAAGCTCCCCGATATGCCGTTGCCGTACTCAGGGACGGGGAAATAAGCCATTACACCATGGTCAGGCTTCACAGGATACTGCGGATGTTGAACAATGACAGGCCTGATTACATTGCAGTAGATAACATTTTTGAGCTTGCCCCGAACAAAAAAGCACTTATTCATTTACTTGAAAAGCTCCCTGATAACACCCGGCTTGTGCAGGTTACAGGTGGAATCCACCAGAAACCACTACTAAGACTTGCACAGGAACACGGACTTTCCCTGAACCAGTTCGATCCGATACAGGAAGCTGAAACCTGCGCCATACTTGCAAGTCTTGGTGTGGGCGAAGAAGTTTCCCTTTTTGAAGATATTACACGCATTAAAGTCAGTCGTGCCCGTTCCCTTGGGAGAGGAGGCTGGAGTCAGAACCGCTATCGAAGAAAGGTTCATGGAGCTGTCAGGGAAAAAAGCAGGGAAATAGAGAGCATCCTGCGTAAATTTTCCAGGGACACCGGATACAGGTACACCGAACGCATTACCGAAGGTTTTGGTGGGTATGTAAGGGCAGAATTTACAGTAAAAGCGCGTCGTGACAGGGTTCCCGTAAAACCATCTTCAAATGCCGATGTGCAGGTCACTGTCAAAAGTGTGGAACGAGACAAGATACAATACATACCCCTGAAGAAAGCAGGAAGGAAGTATACCATAGTTGGTATTGACCCCGGGACAACTGTGGGAATTGCAATTCTTTCACTTGTCGGGGAACTTTTACTCTCTGAGAGTATTCGTGGAATCTCACATGATGAAGTTGTCAGGATGATAGCCGAATACGGAAAACCTGCCATCGTTGCCACAGATGTTTACCCAACACCTTCGGCCGTTGAAAAGGTACGCCGCAGTTTCAATGCAGTGATATGGAGTCCGGGGGGAGAAATAAGAGCTGAAGACAAGATAGCCCTTGCAAGGACATATGGTTATTCCAACGACCATGAACGTGATTCACTTACAGCGGCAATTGCAACCTATAAATCTTACAAGAATGTCTTTTCCAGGGTTGAGAAAAGAGCACCTAAATATCTCAATATGGATAGCATCAAGTTCCATGTTATTAACGGAGATTCAATAGAGGAAGCTATTGAAAAAGTAGCTTCTGAATCTAAAATCCAGGTTCGTGTTAAACCGGAACCCGAACCTGTAAAGGAAGAACTTACAGATACAGATGAACTTGTGAAGAAGTTACGTGAGGAAATCCGGCAGAAGAATTCGCAGATAAAACAACTCAAAGACTATGTTTCTGAAATCAAGTATGAATCCGGGCAAAAAGAAAAAACAATAGAGAAACTTGAGATGCGTATCAATAAATTCAAGACTTCCATTTACAAGCAGGTAAAGAAGGAAAGGGAGATACAGATAAGGGATACTGAAATTGAGCGTCTCAATAAGGAACTTGCAAAAACCCGCAAGAATCTGAAAAACCAGCGCAGGCAGAACAAACGTCTGAAGCAGATACGAAAAAAGGAAGTTAAAGGCGAAGGACTTCCTGTTAAAGTCATATCTGCTTTTACAAGGGAAGCTATACAGCATACGAAAGAACTCTATGGAATCAAAGAGAATGATGTTGTTTTCCTCAAAGACCCAAGCGGCGGCGGACCAGTAACTGCATCACTGCTTGCCGAATCAAAAGTAAAAGCTGTGCTGATTACCGAGGATATGCCACATGCTGCGCTTGAATCATTTTATGATAACGATGTGCCGGTGCTGAAAGATATCCAGCTACACCGTGTGGGAGACCTGGCTTCAGTGGATCCTGATATTCTTGACGAAGCAATTGAACTCTGGAAAGAAGGAGCTGAAAAGCGCCGCAATGAAAAAGAGCAGGAACAATTCCAGTCCATTCTTGATGAATACAGAAGTGAACGCAGAAGAGGTCTTGTATGA
- a CDS encoding serine/threonine-protein kinase RIO2, producing the protein MIDDVVKLFKEMDSKDLRILAGIEIGMKHFEWVPAEDIMKYTRLSHSALEFKLKTLIKNNMVIATYQPYEGYQIYFDGYDTLALNTLVKRGTISAIGDEIGVGKESVVHEAVKEPELAFGEAQGVILKFHREGRTSFKSVKRTRSHLEGKEHFSWIYAARLAAKREAAIIKKLYPEVSVPKLLDNNRHALVMDVAKGTLLFKTKLEDPEWFLNEILRQVSLVYEKGYIHSDLSEYNIFVNENGVQFIDWPQYVEISHPHAEELLERDVANVLKHFKRKYRIDRDPKDIVSEIMQS; encoded by the coding sequence ATGATAGACGACGTTGTGAAGTTATTCAAGGAAATGGACAGCAAAGACCTGCGTATACTTGCAGGTATTGAAATAGGCATGAAGCACTTTGAATGGGTGCCTGCTGAAGATATAATGAAATACACTCGCCTTTCACACTCAGCCCTTGAGTTCAAACTTAAAACATTAATCAAGAACAACATGGTAATCGCCACCTATCAGCCATATGAGGGGTACCAGATATACTTTGACGGTTATGATACATTGGCTCTTAACACACTTGTTAAAAGAGGGACTATCAGCGCCATTGGTGATGAGATTGGTGTCGGGAAAGAATCCGTTGTTCATGAAGCTGTAAAGGAACCGGAACTTGCATTTGGTGAAGCTCAGGGTGTTATTCTTAAATTCCACCGGGAAGGCAGAACCAGTTTCAAGAGCGTCAAAAGGACACGATCACACCTTGAAGGGAAGGAACACTTTTCATGGATTTATGCAGCCAGGCTTGCAGCAAAAAGGGAAGCTGCAATTATAAAAAAGCTCTATCCGGAAGTTTCCGTTCCAAAACTGCTGGACAACAATCGTCATGCACTTGTCATGGATGTGGCAAAGGGAACACTCCTTTTCAAAACAAAACTTGAAGACCCGGAGTGGTTCTTAAATGAAATACTCAGGCAGGTTTCCCTTGTTTATGAAAAAGGTTACATTCATTCTGATCTGAGTGAATACAATATTTTTGTCAACGAGAACGGGGTTCAGTTCATTGACTGGCCACAGTACGTTGAAATAAGTCACCCGCATGCTGAAGAACTTCTCGAAAGGGACGTAGCCAATGTCCTGAAACATTTCAAGCGAAAATACAGGATTGATAGGGATCCAAAAGATATTGTTTCAGAGATTATGCAAAGCTGA
- the larC gene encoding nickel pincer cofactor biosynthesis protein LarC, producing the protein MKSLIFDPFSGAAGDMILGSLIDLGADAAKICEIIESAVDVTVSVNRANKQGISATDVKIHVPHEEHSRHYHELVDIIKSAGLHPQVEKSALDVFTIMAEAESKVHGEPLETIHFHEVGQNDALADVIGSCAAIHEIGAEAIFCTPVNVGGGKVKAAHGLMAVPAPATLEILCSGNLSSYGSGKRELLTPTGAALLSYFAKPIDNLPKGKVLSIGYGAGDADTEDPNVLRSMLVEMDDILTRDQIEVLETNVDDVTGEVLGNLFDKLLAAGARDVAITPTIMKKGRSGHIIKVITKSQNSERVAREIMKETGTLGIRVIPTVHRFVADRRMDEISIRLKGEEFTSAVKIAQDKTGEVLHISAEYEDCRKIADKVGLPLKEVIRRVEEEAWGKFGL; encoded by the coding sequence ATGAAGTCCCTTATATTTGATCCGTTCTCAGGTGCAGCCGGTGACATGATACTTGGAAGTCTCATTGATCTTGGAGCAGATGCTGCAAAGATATGCGAGATAATTGAATCAGCAGTTGATGTAACCGTATCTGTTAACAGGGCTAATAAGCAAGGTATATCTGCCACCGACGTTAAGATCCATGTACCCCATGAGGAACATTCCAGACACTATCATGAACTTGTGGATATAATCAAGTCAGCAGGACTTCATCCTCAGGTTGAAAAAAGTGCACTTGATGTGTTTACTATTATGGCTGAAGCCGAATCAAAGGTACATGGTGAACCACTTGAAACAATTCATTTCCATGAAGTCGGGCAGAATGATGCCCTGGCAGATGTTATCGGCTCCTGTGCAGCAATCCATGAGATTGGCGCTGAAGCGATATTCTGCACACCTGTCAACGTTGGCGGCGGAAAGGTAAAGGCTGCACACGGACTTATGGCTGTTCCTGCACCTGCAACACTTGAAATCCTGTGTTCAGGAAATCTTTCATCTTATGGTTCCGGCAAAAGAGAACTTCTCACACCAACCGGTGCCGCTTTACTTTCTTATTTTGCAAAACCCATTGATAATCTGCCAAAAGGAAAGGTTCTTTCAATAGGTTACGGTGCAGGCGATGCTGATACAGAAGACCCGAATGTCCTTAGAAGTATGCTTGTTGAAATGGATGACATCCTTACCAGAGACCAGATTGAAGTTCTGGAAACTAATGTTGACGATGTTACCGGCGAGGTTCTTGGAAACCTGTTCGACAAACTTCTCGCAGCAGGTGCAAGAGACGTTGCAATCACACCAACCATCATGAAGAAAGGCAGATCAGGCCATATTATAAAAGTTATCACAAAATCCCAGAACAGCGAACGTGTCGCCAGGGAGATAATGAAAGAGACCGGCACGCTTGGAATTCGTGTAATCCCAACAGTACATCGTTTTGTAGCTGATCGCAGGATGGATGAAATAAGCATCCGGCTTAAAGGTGAGGAATTTACCAGTGCTGTGAAAATAGCACAGGATAAAACAGGCGAAGTACTGCATATTTCTGCGGAGTATGAGGACTGTCGGAAGATTGCTGATAAGGTCGGACTGCCGCTTAAAGAAGTGATTCGCAGAGTTGAGGAAGAGGCGTGGGGTAAGTTTGGATTATAA
- the larB gene encoding nickel pincer cofactor biosynthesis protein LarB has protein sequence MDLKSILNKLKNNEMDLETAESDIRSMGYVPVTDIAKIDIFRKHRTGIMEAILAEGKDPADVVQIAKAQVDASGRVLITRLSGSHREMIEATFDPENLEWDLHSKGVVVHNGTPAPRTGGVVAIITAGTADIDAAEEARMVAHEMGCETVAIYDVGVAGFHRLVSEMQILKEKKPDSIVVAAGREGTLPTVVSGLMDVPVIGLPVSTGYGAGAKGEAALLSMLQSCSVLSVVNIDAGFVAGSFAARIANRVAEARQSNDKK, from the coding sequence ATGGATCTCAAAAGCATATTGAACAAGCTGAAAAATAACGAGATGGATCTCGAAACTGCAGAATCCGATATCCGCTCCATGGGCTATGTCCCGGTCACAGACATTGCCAAAATAGATATTTTCCGCAAGCATCGCACAGGCATAATGGAAGCAATCCTTGCAGAAGGCAAAGACCCTGCAGATGTTGTGCAAATTGCAAAAGCACAGGTGGATGCAAGTGGAAGAGTTCTCATTACAAGACTCAGTGGAAGCCACAGGGAAATGATTGAGGCAACGTTTGATCCCGAAAACCTTGAATGGGATCTCCATTCAAAAGGTGTAGTGGTCCACAATGGCACACCTGCACCTAGAACAGGAGGAGTTGTTGCAATAATAACAGCAGGAACTGCTGATATTGATGCAGCTGAAGAGGCAAGAATGGTAGCTCATGAGATGGGCTGTGAGACAGTAGCAATCTATGACGTAGGAGTTGCAGGATTTCACAGGTTAGTATCTGAAATGCAGATTCTCAAGGAGAAAAAACCGGATTCCATAGTAGTTGCAGCAGGAAGGGAAGGTACTCTGCCAACTGTAGTTTCAGGTCTTATGGATGTGCCGGTAATTGGTCTTCCGGTATCCACAGGTTATGGAGCCGGTGCAAAAGGAGAGGCTGCACTGCTTTCCATGTTGCAGTCATGCTCCGTGCTTTCGGTTGTCAACATAGATGCAGGATTTGTAGCAGGTTCCTTTGCTGCGAGAATCGCCAACAGGGTTGCTGAAGCAAGACAAAGTAACGATAAAAAGTGA
- a CDS encoding aldo/keto reductase: MLYRKMPKNGDELSILGFGCMRLASKEDGSIDEDRATKQVRDAIDQGVNYVDTAWPYHMGASEPFLGRALADGYREKVKIATKLPSWLIEKREDMDYYLNAQLEKLNTDHIDYYLIHALVGDLWDDVEKLGIVDFLDKAKADGRIINAGFSFHGASEDFNRIVDAYDWDFCQIQYNYLDEKNQAGKAGLEYAASKDLGVVIMEPLRGGSLTKTVPQAVDEIWNEASIKRTPAEWALRWVWNHPEVTVVLSGMSEEAHVEENLRVAGEAHANSLTEEEMQLVKKVENKYRELMKVECTGCQYCMPCPAGVNIPLCFEMYNNLYLEEDTDTVKFMYAARTGGAVGTGGGEFASLCIQCGQCLEKCPQHIDIPDVLDSVVNELEGNDLEQRVSMAKEMFKQV; this comes from the coding sequence ATGTTATACAGGAAAATGCCAAAGAACGGAGATGAGCTTTCGATACTGGGATTCGGATGCATGCGTCTTGCTTCAAAAGAAGATGGCAGTATAGATGAAGACAGAGCCACCAAACAGGTACGTGATGCAATCGACCAGGGAGTGAACTATGTTGATACAGCCTGGCCATATCACATGGGAGCAAGCGAACCTTTTCTGGGTCGTGCTCTTGCTGATGGATATCGTGAAAAAGTAAAGATAGCAACAAAACTTCCATCATGGCTTATAGAGAAACGTGAGGATATGGATTACTATCTGAACGCCCAGCTTGAGAAGTTAAACACCGACCATATAGACTATTACCTCATACACGCCCTTGTTGGTGACCTGTGGGACGATGTTGAAAAATTAGGTATAGTTGATTTTCTTGACAAGGCCAAAGCTGATGGTCGTATCATTAATGCAGGTTTTTCGTTCCACGGAGCATCAGAGGATTTCAACCGCATAGTTGATGCTTATGATTGGGACTTCTGCCAGATCCAGTACAATTATCTGGATGAAAAGAACCAGGCAGGTAAAGCTGGATTGGAATACGCAGCTTCTAAAGACCTTGGAGTTGTCATAATGGAGCCTCTTCGTGGAGGAAGCCTTACAAAAACTGTACCGCAGGCTGTGGATGAGATATGGAACGAGGCATCAATAAAGAGGACACCTGCAGAATGGGCTCTGCGCTGGGTATGGAACCATCCTGAAGTTACAGTGGTTCTTTCAGGTATGAGCGAGGAAGCTCATGTTGAAGAGAATCTCAGGGTTGCAGGGGAAGCACATGCAAACTCACTTACAGAAGAAGAAATGCAACTTGTGAAGAAAGTGGAAAACAAATACCGTGAGCTGATGAAGGTAGAGTGTACCGGTTGCCAGTACTGCATGCCCTGTCCGGCAGGTGTGAATATTCCACTTTGTTTTGAGATGTATAACAATCTTTACCTGGAGGAGGATACTGACACAGTAAAATTCATGTATGCTGCACGTACAGGCGGTGCTGTTGGTACAGGTGGAGGCGAGTTTGCATCTCTATGTATCCAGTGCGGACAGTGTCTTGAGAAATGTCCACAGCACATTGACATACCAGATGTTCTTGATTCTGTGGTAAACGAACTTGAAGGAAACGACCTTGAGCAGAGAGTTTCAATGGCAAAGGAGATGTTCAAGCAGGTATGA